Below is a window of Mycoplasma sp. Mirounga ES2805-ORL DNA.
AAATACGGAGTAGATAGATGTTTTGATACACCTATTCAAGAATCATCATTAGTAGGTTCAGGTATTGGTGCAGCTGTTGCTGGACTTAAACCAGTTGTTGAAATGCAATTCTCAGGATTCTCACTATATGGACTAGCGCAATTATTCGGTAACGCAGCTCGTCTAAGAAATAGATCACGTGGTGTTACAACCGTACCTATGGTACTTCGTATGCCATGTGGTGGTGGAGTTAAAGCTCTTGAACACCACTCAGAATCAGTTGAAGCTCTATTCGCACATATTCCAGGTTTAAAAGTTGTTATGCCTTCAACACCTAAAGATACAAAAGGTCTTTTAATTTCAGCTATTGAAGATCCAGATCCAGTTGTATTCTTAGAACACAAACGTGACTACCGTGCTTTCAAAGAAGAAGTTCCTGAAGGCTACTACAAGGTAGAAATTGGTAAAGCTAGAGTTGTTGTTCCAGGTGAAGAATTAACAGTTGTTACATATGGTCACATGGTTCATGAAACATTAGCAGCTCTTAAAAAGTTAAGAGAACAAGGTAAAGACTATTCAGTTGAAGTTATTGACTTAAGAACAATTAAACCTTTAGACACAAAAACAATTATTGAATCAGTTAAGAAAACAGGAAGATTATTAGCTGTTTCTGAAGCAGTTACATATGGTTCAATTAACACTGAAGTTATTGCTCGTGTTAATGAAGAAGCATTCGATGACTTGCTTGCAGCTCCACGTCGTCTAAATGGACCTGATATTACAATTCCTCTTCCAGTATTAGAAAATCTTTTCATGGTTGATGCAAACAAAATCGCTATGGAAATTGATGATATGCTAAAGGATGCTGAATAATTTAAGGAAAATAATTATCATATTTTATTAAAAAGCAACGCACTGAGAGTAATTTTGGTAAGTTGCTTTTTTCTATGCTTTATAATTAATAAAGCACTAAGTGTGTTTACTAATATATATCTATATATTAAATTGGTAAATCAAACTTAATGCTTTATAATTAATCTTGATAAGAGGAGGATACATGGCAGAGGAAAAGAAAAAAGATGAAGTTGTTCAAGAAAAAGCACCCGCTGTTGTTGGACTTTTAAAAGTTTCTGATGAGACTCTAAATTTCGATCAATTTGTGAGCAAAAAAGTATGCGCTAAGAAAAACGCTGCTAAAGACAAAAATGACAATTCTAATTTAACTCCAAGAGAGAGAGCTATTCTCGAAAGAAAGAAGAAAAAATAATCATGATTCAAGAATTAAAAAAAATTGAAGCTAGAACAGAAAAATTAACCCCAATTCGTAAGGCTATTGCTAGAAACTTGAAAAATGCAATGCAACATGTTGCATATACTTCATTAGTTCAAAAAGTTGATGCAACTAAATTGTGAAATCACAGAAAAAGTGTTGTTAAGAAAATTCAAGAAAAAGAAGGTGTTAAATTAACATTTTTATCATGAATTATTAAAGCAACAACTATTGCTCTAAGCGAATATCCAGTTTTTAGCGCAAAAGTTGATGAAGAAAAAGGTGAAATTATCTATCCTGGATCACTAAACATAGGTATTGCTGTTGATACTCCATATGGTTTAGTTGTTCCTGTTATCAAGGATGCTGATAAGTTAGATATAATTGGCATTCAAAAAGAAATAATTCGTCTTGCATCATTAGCGCAAGATAAAAAATTAAAAATGTCTGATATGCAAGGTGCTTGCTTTACAATTACAAACGTTGGATCAGTTGGTGTTTTAACCGGAACCCCAATTATGAATTACCCAGAAATCGCTATTTTAGGAACTGGTGCAATTGTTGATGAAGCGCTTGTAAAAGGTGATAAAATAGTTCCTGGTAAGACAATGAACTTGTCAATTGCCGCAGACCACCGTTGAGTAGACGGGGCTGATATGGGACGCTTTAATGGAAGAATTAAAGAATTATTAGAAAATCCAGAAACATTAGGAGATTTATAAGATATGTTTAAAATGAAATTTACAGATATTGGTGAAGGTTTACACGAAGGAACAGTTGCAGAAGTATTAGTTAAAGAAGGCGATGAAGTTAAAGAAGGTCAAACCCTATTCTCTGTTGAAACAGATAAAATGACTTCAGAAATTCCAGCTCCTGTAACAGGTAAAATTGCGAAAATTTTAATTGAACCAGGTAAAGAAATTATTGTTGGTGATGAAATTTTCCACATTGAAGAAAAATAATTAACCTTATATCAATTTAAATGCAACGTTGTTGCATTTTTTTCTTTTTAAGAGAAAATATTGTGCTAATTCATTTATAAGGTTTAAATTGATCTATAATTATAAATAGAGTGTTTTATATTAATAATATATTTGACTTAAATCACTTTAAAATAATAAAAAACAAAATTATAGGTAGGATAAATTATGAAAAAAATTATCGTTGTTGGATTAGGAAATGTAGGATTTACATATGTAACAATTTCAGTTGCAAGAGGCTTACAAGCTGAATGAATTTTTGTAGATAAAAATCAAGAAGTTGCAGATGCTCATGCACATGATTTTCAAGATATGGTAGCATTAATGCCAAGAAACAATTCAACATTTAGAACAGGAACATTAGCAGATGCAAAAGGTGCAGACGTTGTCGTTATTGCAGCTTCAATCCCTGCAGATAAAACATTTGCAGATCGTCTAGCTCTAGCTGGCGCAAATGCTAAATTAATGGGAGACTTTGGTCAACAATTAAAAGATGCTGGATTTAAGGGTGTTGTTATAGTGCCTGCAAACCCATGTGATGTTATGGCAGCTGCGGTTCATTATGCTTCAGGTTTACCATTTAAAAAAGTTATTTCAACAGGAACATTATTAGATTCAGCTAGATTTAAGAAAATAATTGCCCAAAGATTCAATGTTTCAGCTGATTCAGTTATTGGATCAATATTAGCTGAACATGGAGCATCAGCAATGGCAAACTGATCACAAGTTAAAGTTGGAGATGCAGACATTGCAACATTAATTAAAACAAAGAGAATTTCTGCTAATGAATTAGATGAAATTCTTGAAAAAACAGTTAAAGAAGGTTTCTACATCTTTTCACGTAAGGGAAATACTCAATTTGGCATTGCGACATCAATTTTTGAAATAACTGATGCAGTTATTAATAACAAGAGACAAGTTATGAATGTTGGTGTTAAATTACCTGGTGGTTATAAGAATGCTGGTATTTATTCATCAATTCCAGTTATTGTTGGAGAAAATGGATATGAATACTTGCCTTCAAAACCAACTATGACTAAAGAAGAATGAGCTAAATTTGAAGAATCAACAGCTAAACTTGCAAAAGTTCATGAAGACACTTTAGATAAAATCGGAATTAAAGTTAAATTTGATTAATTAACAATTGTTTAATACTAATTAAAAACATTGCACCAAGTGTAGTGTTTTTTTAGTTTTTAATTCTTAAACCTGTTTAATAAAAAAAAGTATAAAAATGGCACTTTCTCGAAGTGTCATTTTTATTTTCTTAATTATTTTTTAACAATTAAAGGTGTAATAAATACTGAAACAATACCTAATGCGTAGAATATAAGTGTAGAAACTGGAAGTCCAACTGGTAGTTTATCTGTGCTATTTGATTGAGTCAATATAACTATAAATAAAATTGATGCTATAAAAACTAATAAAGTCATAGCTATTAGTCCATATTTTTCACCATTAGTTTTTGATTTGAAATCTAAAAAGCTAAATACTGCAAACACAATTATTGCAATTGAAAGAATTCAAAATAGAACAAAAATTGAGTATCCAAATTGAGCACCTGCAACCGCCGCTGAAGAATCAGGCATAGCTTTAATAGTTGAGATATAGTCTCCAAAAGATAAATTACCAATAATTTCTTTTAGAGCTGAATTATATTTAGCTCCTATTACTAAATAGTATCAGAATAAATTTGAATTACTTGGTATTAATTTAGAATTTATTTTAACAAATGAAATTGTTAGCATAAGTGAAAATAAAATTAACACTGCAACAATTGCAACAATAAATATTTTAGATTGTTTTTTAAGAATTTCATTAATCCTCCGTATATTTTTTTTACTTCTTAGTCCATGAAAGATTGTAGAAGTAAGTAAATTTTAATTTAGTTTCTATTATTTCTTAAGAATTTTTCCTCATTATTTTGTAGTTGAGTTTCATAAATTTCCGCATTTGCAATCTAGGATTTATCATAGAAACTAGGAGTTAAATTTATTTAACAAATATAAAAGAAAATCAAATATTTCTAATATTTTTTTTCTTTACATATAAAATATTAAAAGTTATTATTTAACAATTTCTGAGGAGCGCAAATGACAAAAAAAATTAGAACAAGATATGCACCAAGTCCAACTGGTTATCTACATATAGGTGGAGCTAGAACAGCTTTATTTAATTTTCTTTTTGCAAAACATTTTGGCGGAGATTTTGTTTTTAGATTAGAAGATACAGACATTGAGAGAAATGTTAAAGATGGAGAAAGAAGCCAATTAGAGAATTTAGCTTGATTAGGTATTGTTCCGGATGAGAGTCCTTTAAAACCAAACAAAAAATATGGTCGTTATCGTCAAAGTGAAAAATTAGAAAGATATAGATTACTAGCTGATGAATTAATTAAAAATGGTTTTGCCTATAAAGCATACGATACAAGTGAAGAACTTGAATTACAACATGCCGAAAGTAATAAAAAAGGAATACCTAGCTTTAGATATGATCGTAACTGATTAAAAATTACTGATGAAGAAAAACAAAAAAGAGATTCAAAAGGCGAGTATTCAATTAGACTTATTATGCCTAACGATAAGGAATATTCATGAAACGATATTGTTAGAGGAAATATTTCTTTTAAAAGCAATGATATAGGGGATTGAGTTATTGTTAAAAGTAATGGTTATCCAACCTATAATTTTGCTGTTGTTGTTGATGACCATGATATGGAAATTACTCACGTTCTACGTGGCGAAGAACATATAACTAATACTCCAAAACAATTAGCTATTTATGAAGCTTTTAATTGAGATACTCCTAATTTTGGACACTTAACAGTAATTACAAATATGGAAGGTAAAAAACTTTCAAAAAGAGACACTTCATTAAAACAATTTATTGAAGACTATAAAAATGAAGGTTACCATGCACATGCAATATTTAATTTTTTAACACTTTTAGGTTTTACAACAAGTGACAATTCAGAAGTTATGTCTCAAGAAGAGATAATTAAAAAGTTTGATCCTGATAGACTAAGCAAGAGTCCTTCAAAATTTGACATTGTTAAAATGCAATGGTTCTCAAAGCAATACTTTAAAAATGAAGACACAAAGGATTTAATCAAAAAATTAAATCTAAAAGATGATGAATGAAACAATTTATTTATTGATACATTTAAGCAAAATATTTACACAATTAGTCAATTAAAAGATCATTTAAATAACTATCTGCATTGTGATAATCAAAAACCTAATGTTGATTTAAATGATTCATTAGACGTTATAAAAACATTTGAACAAGAACTTTTTACAAAAAACTTTACAGTTGATAATATTCAAAATGCTATTAACAAAACACAAGAAGTAACTAATAAAAAAGGAAAAAAACTATTTATGCCTATTCGTATAGCCACAACCTATTCTGAACACGGTCCAGAGTTAGCAAAGGCAATATACTTATTTGGTGAAGACACAATTAAAGAAAGGTTAAGCAAATGAAAATAAAATTCCATTCAGAAGCCTTACAAGTTAATAACCCTCAAATTATTGACTTTGAAGCAGAGGCTACATATGAAATGTTTGTTGATGATGAAGACAAAGAATTAACTGAGTATCATACATATCAATTCAAAGAACCTAAGATGAATGAATCTAATAGAGTAGAGATTAGTGCTAAAAAAATTAATATTTTTGCTGGACCTACAACTCTTTCAATGGTTTTAAATCAAAAACATGCTAACTCATACATTAAAGTTGATGGTCAAAAATTAGTACTTTATTCAAACTTGTCTAAAGTTGACTTAGAACCAAAAACTAAATCATTTGAGTATTCATTGTTTAGCGCCAACGATGAAAAAATAGGCGATTTTAAGATATCAATTGAAGAACTTTAACAATATTTTTTAAAGTTTATGATAGAATAAAACATATCTTTATTAAGACAAAAAGTAAAACTAAAATTTAATTTAAAAAGGAAAAACAATGCGTAAAGACACAAGACTAAAAAATAAGTTACGTGCAGAAAAAAGATTGCACAAACTTCAAAAAGAAGCAGCTCGTGATAAAAGAAGAGCCGAAAAAGAAGCTTCAAAATAATTTAAAATGACACCTGATGAAAAAAAGTGTCATTTTTTATTATCTTTTTTAATATGTAATATTAAGTAGTTTTTTGTTTAAATTATTCTAAAATATATTTTTACATTATGCTATCTAACTTATATAATAATATTAATAGAAATATGTTCTTACATCTATTTCAAGGAAACAAAATATGAGAAAATATAGGCCAATTGTAAATACAGGAGCAATCGAAATTGTCCAAAACAATCATGAGTTTGGATTTTCGAATACATCTGCAAAAGTTTATCGAGATCCTAAAAATCAAATTTCTCCACGGGCATATAAAGTTGTTAGATCTGAAAAAATACTTAAATTAACTTTAATGCTTATTCATTACATAATCATGTTCTTGGCAATTGGAATGTTTTTGATCACTTATGCTCCTAAAATAACAAGTTACAAGATTCTCTTTGATAAAGTTTATAATGGATATTTATTTTTATTTGCTACAGTTGCTTTTATAGCCTTTTGTTTCGGTACAAAAAATCTAATTGAAAAAGCTCAATGAGCAAAAACTATTCAAAGATATCGTGATGCGATTAGTATTGGAGATTATGCTTCAAGTAACACATTTCACAACGCATATCGTAAAATTGTCTTAAAAGATGTTAATTTAACTTGAGGTTTAATATTCATTTTGACTTATCAAGGAATAATTACAGCAATAATTTATGGTTTATATGTTTCAGGAAGTTGAGATTTAACTACTAAAGTATTAGAAATACATTTTAACTGACCTGCTTGATTAGATGGCTCATTTAAAAATACAGTGGCATTTTGTATAATAAGTGGTTCAATAATGATAGGTCTTATAATTGCATTTTCAGTAATAATTTTATTTGACAAGAAAAGATTAGGCGATATAGATGAATTCTTTGGTGAAAAAAGTATTGAAATACATGACCAAATTGAAAAAGCTAAAAAGGAAAGAAATAAGATGTGATTACGCATCTATGTAGTCTTAGTTGTATTAACTATATTGCTCCCAATTGCTATATTCCTAGTAGCTCTTTGAAGAAGCATACGTAAGAAGAAAAAATCAATTTAATAACAAAATAAACATTCTTGTTTATTTTTTATTTATTTTTTTATTAATTTTATTAAGGAATTGGATTCGTGTTCGGTCCGTTGCTTCTAGTTTATTAAATTTAAAAACTTCCAATAAATCATTACTAATTTTTTTATTTTGTTCCGAAACATTTTCATTATTTATATTTTGTCAATATTCAATTAAGCCATCATATGTAATAAATTTATATTTTAGACGCTCATTCTCAGACATTTCCTTTCATAACTTTGCCTGAGCCCATCCGGGACAAAGAACATAATATTTTGTTTTATTTTCAAATTCTTTCATATATTTATTTAGTTGATTATCGTGAAAATCTGCATTTACTTTGTGTTCAATAATGTACTTTTTTTCATCGGTTTTAATATATAAGTCAATAATAATATCATTGGTGTTTACGGGACGGAACTGACTTTCTATTTGAGAATTATTAGTTATTTCAATTCCTAGTTTATTAAATATTTTTCTTCATTTATCCTCATTTTTTAGCATATGTTTAATGGCATATGTTATTCTATCTTCATTTTGCACAATATTCAGAATACCAAAAATATTGTTTTCGCTAATTATATTGTCTTTCTTATCTTCTTCAATTTCATTCATCTTTTTTGCATCTCTTCAAAGATTGTCATTTTGTATAAGATCAGATAATTTAATTTCACTTGTTGATGTTGTTATTTGATCTGCTGAAGTTTTATCAATATATAGTCTATTACGAAATTGTATACTTTCTTTTAGAAATATTTCTTTGTTTGCGATTTTCAATTCTTCTGCCTCTAATGAAAGAAATGTAGCTATTTCATATCACTTGTTATCATCTGTTATTTTATGTAAAAGCATTCCGTTATAATTTATTTTGTTCTTTTCTATATAATCAATTAAAGATTTGTTCCATTCATTGAGTTTTAAATATTTTTGCATGTACTTTTCATTTGTATTCTTCTTTTCATACAATTTTGTAGCTGAATTGGAACGGCTTAATGTTGTATATTTTTCTATATCTTCATTTCTTTTAATTTTTGCGTATCCAGTAATTTTTAATTTGCCATTATTAGATTCGCAAAAGAATACATATTGTAAATCATCTAGTCTTTTTTTATTTATATTTCCATTAGATGTTAAGTAAATATATTTTTTGTTATTATCAGATACGAATCAATTTATAAATTCAAACCCTATATTATTATCAGTATAAGACCCTGAAGCGGTTTTATTTAATAAAAATATTTTTTTTGAATCTGAATTACTCATAATTACTCCTAAAATTGTTATTTTATTTAATATGCAAATTATATATGATTAGTTTTTTATTTATAAATGGGATGTCATATTGCTCATTTTTGTAAATGAAATTTTGGCAAAAAAATAATATTTTTATTTCATATTTTGTACAATAATAGACTATATTGAGTCATGCATCTCTTTTTGTTTATAATTAGTCATATATATAGAAGCAACAAGGAGTTATTGGTGAAAGTTTTAAGTATCAACGAAGCACAAAAACTAATAGATATAAAAAAGAATAATAAAAATTTTATTATTATAGATGTAAGGACCAGAGAATAATTTTTAAACGGACACATTACTAATCCTTTAAATATAAACTTTTATAGTCAGTTCCTTATGGAAAAATAAGTGAATTTGATAAATAAAAAGAATATTTAGTATTTTGTTTTTCACAAAATAGATCAACAGCTGCAGTTTATTATATGCAAAAAATGGGTTTTAAGAATCTTTATGATCTTGAAGGCGGTTTCTTTATAATTGAAAAGATAATGATAAACTAATTAAATAATAGGTATTTAAGTTAATAAAGCTGATTTGAAAACATTAATAAAAATAAATCTTGGCTTATATGATTTAAATATCTAAAATAGTAAGTCTAAACCAATTTATAGTATAAATTTTAAAAAAGGAGTATTATGGATAAAATTAATTCACCAATAATTATTCATTCAAATACAGAAAATATAAATTTAGAGATAGATAAAATAAACAATAAAAAGAAAAAGTTTATTACACAATACCCAATTGTATATATTCACACAAGTTCTGAAAAGAAAAATGTAAAAGTATATGTTGGCGAAACAAATGATTATTTCCAAAGAACTGATCAACATATCAAATCAAAGGATATAGATGATATTTTTAATTGTAAAAATAATACATCTTTCATAATTGGTCATGAACATTTTAATAAATCTTTGACCATGGATATTGAGACACAACTAATTAACTATTTATTTGCATGCGATGTGAAACTATTAAATCGTAAAAGAAATCCTCAAAACATGTATTATCCATTTGAAGAAAAAAATAAAATCTTCAGAAGAATGTGAAAACAGCTTAATAATATAAATTCTACTATTTTTAAACCTGAAAGAATTATTAGAAATTCAGCTATATTTAAGGCTTCTCCTCAAGAAAGATTAACAAAAGAACAAAAAGAAGCATTAGAACTAATTTTGGAAAAATATAATAATGCTAAAAATAATGTTGAACAAAAGCAATTTATTTTAGTAGAAGGAACAGCTGGAACGGGCAAAACAGTTTTATTAAATAGTGTTTTTTATTCAATATATGATTCTATGTATGACCAAATTATTAAGAAACACCAAAATGCAAAATCAACTATTGAAGACTTGCATAATGTAGTTGATGAAAGTATAACTAGTTCAATAAATTGTTATTTTGTTGTAAATAATAAGGAACAAAGAAAAATATATGACGATATTGCAAAAAAATATGGAATAAATAAAAAAATTATTTTTTCAGGAACTGAATTTATCAATGAGATGGATAGAAATAATAAAAAGGCTGATTTAGTTTTGGTTGATGAAGCGCATTTATTACTTACTCAAGGAAAGCAGTCATATAGAGGTAAGAACCAATTAAATGATATTAGAGATAGAGCAAATATAGTTGTTGCGATGTTTGATAAATACCAAATAATATCTAAGGAACAAGTTGTAGAAGAAAATCAATTAGATAGCCTTATACAAGAAGCAAAAGATTCCAATAATTATCTTAAACTTGATAAACAATTGAGAATGAAAAACATTAATGCTCAACGTTGAGTTGATGATTTTATTAAGAATGAACACATTTCAAGAATTCCTAATTTAGATAATTATGAGATTAAAATTTTTGAATCTCCGGAGGATTTGCATAAAGCTATTATAGATACAACTAGAAAAGAAGTTTTTAGTAAGACAAAAAAGAATATTGACGAAGAACTATCAAAAATTAAAAACAACTTATCTCGATTAGTTGCTACATATGATTGAGAGTTTAGCAACAGAACTCCTACTAATTCTAATGAATGAGAAGTTATAATAGGTGATTGGAGTTTACCTTGAAACAAACAAAATAAAAGTAAGAAAAATAAATCATCTTGAGTTGAAAACGAAAATACACTTAATGAAGTCGGGTCTATTTATACTGTTCAAGGATTTGATTTAAATTATGTTGGAGTTATCTTAGGTGATTCAGTAAAGTATAAGGATGGTAAAGTTGTTTTTGATCCTTCTGAAAGTAAAAACGTTAAATTAACCTCTAAAAGAACAACATCTGATGGGACAATGAAGTCTTATGCGCGCGAATTAAAGAAAAATGAAGTTAATATTTTAATGACAAGAGGTGTTAAAGGATTATATATTTATGCAACAGATAAACAATTAAGAGATGCTCTTTTGAGTGCTGCAAAGG
It encodes the following:
- the gltX gene encoding glutamate--tRNA ligase, whose protein sequence is MTKKIRTRYAPSPTGYLHIGGARTALFNFLFAKHFGGDFVFRLEDTDIERNVKDGERSQLENLAWLGIVPDESPLKPNKKYGRYRQSEKLERYRLLADELIKNGFAYKAYDTSEELELQHAESNKKGIPSFRYDRNWLKITDEEKQKRDSKGEYSIRLIMPNDKEYSWNDIVRGNISFKSNDIGDWVIVKSNGYPTYNFAVVVDDHDMEITHVLRGEEHITNTPKQLAIYEAFNWDTPNFGHLTVITNMEGKKLSKRDTSLKQFIEDYKNEGYHAHAIFNFLTLLGFTTSDNSEVMSQEEIIKKFDPDRLSKSPSKFDIVKMQWFSKQYFKNEDTKDLIKKLNLKDDEWNNLFIDTFKQNIYTISQLKDHLNNYLHCDNQKPNVDLNDSLDVIKTFEQELFTKNFTVDNIQNAINKTQEVTNKKGKKLFMPIRIATTYSEHGPELAKAIYLFGEDTIKERLSKWK
- a CDS encoding alpha-ketoacid dehydrogenase subunit beta produces the protein MATKTKLLNNIGAVTDALDVMMEKDKNVVVYGEDTGFEGGVFRATQGLQKKYGVDRCFDTPIQESSLVGSGIGAAVAGLKPVVEMQFSGFSLYGLAQLFGNAARLRNRSRGVTTVPMVLRMPCGGGVKALEHHSESVEALFAHIPGLKVVMPSTPKDTKGLLISAIEDPDPVVFLEHKRDYRAFKEEVPEGYYKVEIGKARVVVPGEELTVVTYGHMVHETLAALKKLREQGKDYSVEVIDLRTIKPLDTKTIIESVKKTGRLLAVSEAVTYGSINTEVIARVNEEAFDDLLAAPRRLNGPDITIPLPVLENLFMVDANKIAMEIDDMLKDAE
- a CDS encoding MSC_0882 family membrane protein, producing MRKYRPIVNTGAIEIVQNNHEFGFSNTSAKVYRDPKNQISPRAYKVVRSEKILKLTLMLIHYIIMFLAIGMFLITYAPKITSYKILFDKVYNGYLFLFATVAFIAFCFGTKNLIEKAQWAKTIQRYRDAISIGDYASSNTFHNAYRKIVLKDVNLTWGLIFILTYQGIITAIIYGLYVSGSWDLTTKVLEIHFNWPAWLDGSFKNTVAFCIISGSIMIGLIIAFSVIILFDKKRLGDIDEFFGEKSIEIHDQIEKAKKERNKMWLRIYVVLVVLTILLPIAIFLVALWRSIRKKKKSI
- a CDS encoding DUF2075 domain-containing protein, with protein sequence MDKINSPIIIHSNTENINLEIDKINNKKKKFITQYPIVYIHTSSEKKNVKVYVGETNDYFQRTDQHIKSKDIDDIFNCKNNTSFIIGHEHFNKSLTMDIETQLINYLFACDVKLLNRKRNPQNMYYPFEEKNKIFRRMWKQLNNINSTIFKPERIIRNSAIFKASPQERLTKEQKEALELILEKYNNAKNNVEQKQFILVEGTAGTGKTVLLNSVFYSIYDSMYDQIIKKHQNAKSTIEDLHNVVDESITSSINCYFVVNNKEQRKIYDDIAKKYGINKKIIFSGTEFINEMDRNNKKADLVLVDEAHLLLTQGKQSYRGKNQLNDIRDRANIVVAMFDKYQIISKEQVVEENQLDSLIQEAKDSNNYLKLDKQLRMKNINAQRWVDDFIKNEHISRIPNLDNYEIKIFESPEDLHKAIIDTTRKEVFSKTKKNIDEELSKIKNNLSRLVATYDWEFSNRTPTNSNEWEVIIGDWSLPWNKQNKSKKNKSSWVENENTLNEVGSIYTVQGFDLNYVGVILGDSVKYKDGKVVFDPSESKNVKLTSKRTTSDGTMKSYARELKKNEVNILMTRGVKGLYIYATDKQLRDALLSAAKDKNE
- a CDS encoding L-lactate dehydrogenase, whose product is MKKIIVVGLGNVGFTYVTISVARGLQAEWIFVDKNQEVADAHAHDFQDMVALMPRNNSTFRTGTLADAKGADVVVIAASIPADKTFADRLALAGANAKLMGDFGQQLKDAGFKGVVIVPANPCDVMAAAVHYASGLPFKKVISTGTLLDSARFKKIIAQRFNVSADSVIGSILAEHGASAMANWSQVKVGDADIATLIKTKRISANELDEILEKTVKEGFYIFSRKGNTQFGIATSIFEITDAVINNKRQVMNVGVKLPGGYKNAGIYSSIPVIVGENGYEYLPSKPTMTKEEWAKFEESTAKLAKVHEDTLDKIGIKVKFD
- a CDS encoding rhodanese-like domain-containing protein; this translates as MVFCFSQNRSTAAVYYMQKMGFKNLYDLEGGFFIIEKIMIN
- a CDS encoding 2-oxo acid dehydrogenase subunit E2 — translated: MIQELKKIEARTEKLTPIRKAIARNLKNAMQHVAYTSLVQKVDATKLWNHRKSVVKKIQEKEGVKLTFLSWIIKATTIALSEYPVFSAKVDEEKGEIIYPGSLNIGIAVDTPYGLVVPVIKDADKLDIIGIQKEIIRLASLAQDKKLKMSDMQGACFTITNVGSVGVLTGTPIMNYPEIAILGTGAIVDEALVKGDKIVPGKTMNLSIAADHRWVDGADMGRFNGRIKELLENPETLGDL
- a CDS encoding PD-(D/E)XK nuclease family protein; translated protein: MSNSDSKKIFLLNKTASGSYTDNNIGFEFINWFVSDNNKKYIYLTSNGNINKKRLDDLQYVFFCESNNGKLKITGYAKIKRNEDIEKYTTLSRSNSATKLYEKKNTNEKYMQKYLKLNEWNKSLIDYIEKNKINYNGMLLHKITDDNKWYEIATFLSLEAEELKIANKEIFLKESIQFRNRLYIDKTSADQITTSTSEIKLSDLIQNDNLWRDAKKMNEIEEDKKDNIISENNIFGILNIVQNEDRITYAIKHMLKNEDKWRKIFNKLGIEITNNSQIESQFRPVNTNDIIIDLYIKTDEKKYIIEHKVNADFHDNQLNKYMKEFENKTKYYVLCPGWAQAKLWKEMSENERLKYKFITYDGLIEYWQNINNENVSEQNKKISNDLLEVFKFNKLEATDRTRIQFLNKINKKINKK